In the genome of Triticum urartu cultivar G1812 chromosome 5, Tu2.1, whole genome shotgun sequence, one region contains:
- the LOC125508242 gene encoding prohibitin-3, mitochondrial-like yields MSGGGQAAVSFLTKLAKVAAGLGLTASAVSTSLYTVDGGQRAVIFDRFQGVLPAVVSEGTHFLVPWLQKPFLFDIRTRPHSFSSTSGTKDLQMVSLTLRVLARPDVERLPEIFTNLGLDYDDKVLPSIGNEVLKAVVAQFNADQLLTDRPHVSALVREALVRRAGEFNIVLDDVAITHLAYGHDFAQAVEKKQVAQQEAERSRFLVARAEQERRAAIVRAEGESESARLISDATALVGNGLIELRRIEAAKEIAGVIARSPNVSYIPSGNNGQMLLGLSTAR; encoded by the coding sequence ATGTCTGGCGGCGGGCAAGCAGCGGTCTCGTTCCTGACGAAGCTCGCAAAGGTGGCTGCCGGGTTGGGCTTGACGGCATCTGCCGTCTCCACGTCCCTCTACACGGTGGACGGCGGCCAACGCGCGGTCATCTTCGACCGCTTCCAGGGCGTTCTCCCGGCGGTCGTCTCGGAGGGCACCCACTTCCTCGTCCCCTGGCTCCAGAAGCCCTTCCTCTTCGACATCCGCACGCGCCCGCACAGCTTCTCCTCCACCTCCGGAACCAAGGATCTCCAGATGGTCAGCCTCACGCTCCGCGTCCTCGCCCGCCCCGACGTGGAACGCCTTCCTGAAATCTTCACCAACCTCGGCCTCGACTACGACGACAAGGTGCTCCCCTCCATCGGCAACGAGGTGCTCAAGGCCGTCGTCGCCCAGTTCAACGCAGACCAGCTCCTCACCGACCGTCCCCACGTCTCTGCCCTCGTCCGTgaagccctcgtccgccgcgcCGGCGAGTTCAACATCGTGCTCGATGACGTCGCCATCACCCACCTCGCCTACGGGCACGACTTCGCCCAGGCCGTTGAGAAGAAGCAGGTCGCGCAGCAGGAGGCTGAGCGCTCCAGGTTCCTCGTTGCGCGTGCAGAGCAGGAGAGGCGTGCTGCTATCGTTCGCGCGGAGGGAGAGAGCGAGTCCGCACGGCTCATCTCAGATGCCACCGCTCTTGTAGGCAATGGCCTGATCGAGCTCAGGAGGATCGAGGCTGCCAAGGAGATAGCTGGGGTGATTGCGCGCTCACCCAATGTTTCCTACATCCCTTCTGGCAACAACGGCCAGATGCTGCTTGGGCTCAGCACTGCCCGGTGA